One window of Quercus robur chromosome 5, dhQueRobu3.1, whole genome shotgun sequence genomic DNA carries:
- the LOC126728967 gene encoding probable leucine-rich repeat receptor-like serine/threonine-protein kinase At3g14840 isoform X4, which translates to MLPPSLVKLPYLNTIDFTRNYLSGTIPPEWASTKLEIMSITVNNLSGPIPSYLGNITTLIYMSIESNLFSGTVPPELGNLVNLENLILSANNLTGELPVALTNLTKLTELRISSNNFIGKIPDVFQSWKQLQKLEIQASGLEGPIPSSISILSNLTELRISDLLGNGSEFPPLNSMTRMNRLMLRSCNLSGPIPAYISQMTELVTLDLSFNKLEENVPDLSGLSSLQYMFLTSNLFTGNIPNWITSKDSRYQIDLSYNNFSETSMPPTCTGSQNFFQSFSGQDNSLLAKCLKNNPCPKEQYSLHINCGGIATSIGNIEFEEDQDPAGVAKFVPVGNSWGLSSSGNFWDVDSTSKQYKATNVSILRMNNSELYTSARLSPLSLTYYARCLANGNYTVKLYFAEIVFRDNKSFYSLGRRIFDVYIQEQLVLKDFNIENAAQGVDKAKVMEYKAIVRNKVLQIRFHWAGKGTTAAPQRGTYGPLISAISVEADFSPPGNSKMKILIGVGAGVSVLFLFFMILVILWWKGYIGGSISREKELQGLDLQTGFFKYRQIKAATNNFDAANKLGEGGFGTVYKGILLDGSMIAVKKLSSRSKQGNREFVTEIGMISALQHPNLVRLYGCCIEGNQLFLVYEYMENNSLARALFGSDEHRLTLDWPTRQNICVGIARGLAFLHEESTLKIVHRDIKTTNVLLDRDLNPKISDFGLAKLDEEENTHISTRVAGTIGYMAPEYALWGYLTYKADVYSFGVVALEIVAGKNNMKYRPNENFVCLLDWALVLQQRGNLMELVDPKLGSELNKEEAIRMIKVALLCTNPSPALRPNMSAVVSMLKGQTAVHELGMDPSIYGDVLSIRALKEQSAQILQQPVSSNEAESLIQSSDATWAGSSSISTQDLYSTNLDYQ; encoded by the exons CATTCTTAGTGCTAATAATCTCACTGGTGAATTGCCAGTTGCTCTCACTAATCTAACCAAATTAACAGAACT TAGGATTAGCAGTAACAACTTCATTGGAAAAATACCTGACGTTTTCCAGAGTTGGAAACAACTTCAGAAATT AGAGATCCAAGCTAGTGGTCTTGAGGGGCCCATTCCTTCTAGCATTTCTATCTTGAGTAATTTAACTGAGCT AAGGATAAGTGACTTACTTGGTAATGGTTCGGAATTTCCACCCTTGAATAGCATGACAAGAATGAACAGATT GATGTTGAGGAGCTGCAATCTCTCTGGACCTATCCCAGCATACATTTCACAAATGACTGAGCTTGTAACTTT AGATCTCAGCTTCAACAAATTGGAAGAAAATGTTCCAGATTTGAGTGGTCTATCTTCCTTGCAATATAT GTTTCTGACAAGCAACTTGTTCACTGGGAATATTCCAAACTGGATCACTAGCAAAGATAGTCGCTA CCAAATAGATCTTtcatacaataatttttcagaaaCCTCTATGCCACCTACTTGTACAGGAAGCCA aaatttttttcagaGCTTTTCTGGACAGGACAACTC ATTACTTGCCAAGTGCCTGAAGAACAATCCTTGTCCAAAAG aaCAATATTCATTGCATATAAATTGTGGTGGAATTGCAACCTCCATTGGAAACATAGAATTTGAAGAGGATCAAGACCCAGCAGGGGTTGCAAAATTTGTCCCTGTAGGAAACAGTTGGGGACTCAGTAGCAGTGGGAATTTTTGGGATGTTGACAGCACCTCAAAACAATATAAAGCAACTAATGTATCAATACTCAGAATGAACAACTCTGAATTATACACGAGTGCACggctctctcctctttctctcACATATTATGCACGTTGCTTGGCAAATGGAAATTATACAGTGAAACTATACTTTGCAGAGATAGTATTCAGAGATAACAAATCTTTCTACAGTCTTGGAAGACGGATATTTGATGTTTACATCCAG GAACAACTAGTCTTGAAGgattttaatattgaaaatgCTGCTCAAGGTGTTGATAAAGCAAAAGTTATGGAATATAAAGCAATTGTGAGGAACAAAGTTTTACAGATACGCTTTCATTGGGCTGGGAAAGGGACAACAGCTGCGCCACAGAGAGGAACATATGGTCCTCTCATATCAGCAATCTCAGTGGAAGCTG ATTTTAGTCCACCTGGAAATAGCAAGATGAAGATATTAATTGGAGTTGGAGCTGGGGTATCAGTGTTATTCCTCTTCTTTATGATTTTAGTCATTCTTTGGTGGAAAGGCTACATAGGAGGCAGCATATCAAGAGAAAAAG agctgcAAGGATTAGATCTGCAAACCGGTTTTTTTAAATACAGGCAAATCAAAGCTGCCACCAACAACTTTGATGCTGCAAACAAGCTTGGGGAAGGTGGTTTTGGAACTGTATACAAG GGTATACTGTTAGATGGTAGTATGATTGCTGTTAAGAAACTTTCTTCAAGATCAAAACAAGGAAACCGTGAATTTGTCACTGAAATAGGCATGATATCTGCATTACAACACCCAAATCTTGTTAGATTGTATGGATGTTGTATTGAAGGAAATCAACTATTCTTGGTATATGAATACATGGAAAACAATAGCTTGGCACGTGCTTTGTTCG GTTCAGATGAACATCGATTGACATTGGACTGGCCTACAAGGCAGAATATTTGTGTTGGCATAGCAAGAGGTCTGGCTTTCTTGCATGAGGAATCAACGCTAAAAATTGTTCATAGAGACATCAAAACCACCAATGTGCTACTGGATAGGGACCTTAACCCAAAGATTTCTGACTTTGGTTTGGCCAAGCTTGATGAAGAGGAAAACACCCATATCAGCACCCGAGTTGCTGGAACAAT AGGATACATGGCACCAGAATATGCATTATGGGGTTATTTAACCTATAAAGCAGACGTATACAGTTTTGGGGTCGTTGCATTGGAAATTGTTGCTGGGAAGAACAACATGAAATATCGACCAAATGAGAATTTTGTTTGCCTTCTCGATTGG GCCCTTGTTCTGCAACAAAGGGGTAATCTAATGGAGCTGGTGGATCCAAAGTTGGGATCAGAGTTGAATAAGGAAGAGGCAATTAGAATGATAAAAGTAGCACTCTTATGTACTAATCCATCACCAGCACTTAGACCCAACATGTCTGCAGTAGTAAGCATGCTTAAAGGCCAAACAGCTGTTCATGAACTTGGCATGGATCCAAGTATATATGGCGATGTATTGAGCATTAGAGCCTTAAAAGAACAGTCTGCTCAGATCCTACAACAACCGGTGAGCTCAAATGAAGCTGAGAGCCTTATTCAATCATCAGATGCAACATGGGCTGGATCTTCTTCTATATCCACCCAGGATCTCTATTCAACAAATCTGGATTATCAATAA